A window from Chryseobacterium vaccae encodes these proteins:
- a CDS encoding AAA family ATPase, translated as MEINKELKYQIREAMMKYRKNFGGTDAAFAQSLNISNSIYSRIKKGETEKILSAGEWLHIGRKFRVDLNKNSWKFARTEVYEQMYESFIFCQKSKTSMILVDDCGIGKTECAKAIISQMKNAFYIDASQTHTKVRFIRQLAVVLGCGTKGKYHEVLENVKYALNVLENPFICIDEAGDLEYSAYLELKGIMNDTVDNCAWFMIGADGLRAKITKGINNHKVGFAEIFSRFSDDFVTLVPKGPEDRKKFYTKLIGDVAYVNLDDKTTVNEVIRSCMVKIDTPYSTRKGQEDGKIKSLRYLKTLVNVNRL; from the coding sequence ATGGAGATCAATAAAGAATTAAAATACCAGATCCGGGAAGCGATGATGAAATACCGGAAGAATTTCGGAGGAACAGATGCTGCTTTTGCCCAATCACTAAATATAAGCAACTCAATCTACAGCAGAATTAAAAAAGGAGAAACAGAAAAAATTTTATCAGCCGGAGAATGGCTTCACATCGGAAGAAAATTCCGAGTAGACCTTAATAAGAACAGCTGGAAATTTGCCAGAACCGAGGTGTATGAGCAGATGTACGAAAGCTTCATCTTCTGCCAGAAATCAAAAACATCCATGATCCTGGTAGACGACTGCGGCATAGGGAAAACAGAATGCGCTAAGGCTATTATTTCACAGATGAAAAACGCGTTTTACATAGACGCCTCACAAACACATACCAAAGTAAGGTTTATCCGGCAGCTGGCCGTTGTTTTAGGATGTGGAACAAAAGGTAAATACCATGAAGTTCTGGAGAATGTAAAATACGCCCTGAACGTGCTGGAAAATCCATTCATCTGCATTGATGAAGCCGGAGACCTTGAATACAGTGCTTATCTGGAATTAAAAGGAATCATGAATGACACGGTAGATAACTGCGCCTGGTTCATGATTGGGGCAGATGGCCTGAGAGCAAAGATTACCAAAGGAATTAACAACCACAAAGTAGGATTTGCCGAGATATTCAGCCGCTTTTCTGACGATTTCGTCACTCTGGTTCCGAAAGGCCCGGAAGACCGGAAGAAATTCTACACCAAGCTGATTGGAGACGTAGCCTATGTAAACCTTGATGATAAAACAACCGTGAATGAAGTCATCAGGAGCTGTATGGTAAAAATAGACACGCCCTACTCTACCCGCAAAGGTCAGGAAGACGGAAAGATCAAATCATTAAGATATCTAAAAACCTTAGTAAACGTAAACAGATTATGA
- a CDS encoding ATP-binding protein encodes MRSISVKQALSIVFKQFEFTGLWQKAFGQPETAGFWYLGGAEKNGKTTFAMMLAKYLAEFGKVLYVSAEEGFSKDIISAMVAAGLSDTDKNFKLLDYMPWDELNQKFESRKCPKIIFIDNTTVYRDEITRKMVLELKEKHKNKLIIFVSHEEKGLPDSALGTVWRKLSKIIIQAEGLKAIISGRCPGGTLNINKEKANLYWGTTIENQQQ; translated from the coding sequence ATGAGATCCATATCAGTAAAACAGGCCCTGTCCATCGTCTTTAAACAGTTTGAATTTACCGGATTATGGCAGAAAGCTTTCGGACAGCCGGAAACAGCAGGATTCTGGTACCTGGGAGGTGCAGAGAAAAACGGAAAAACCACCTTCGCTATGATGCTGGCCAAATATCTGGCAGAATTTGGAAAAGTATTGTATGTATCTGCTGAAGAAGGCTTCTCCAAAGACATTATCTCTGCAATGGTTGCTGCAGGATTATCCGATACCGACAAAAACTTTAAGCTCCTGGATTATATGCCCTGGGATGAATTAAATCAAAAGTTTGAATCAAGAAAATGCCCGAAGATCATTTTTATAGACAACACGACGGTTTACCGTGACGAAATCACCAGGAAAATGGTTCTCGAGCTTAAAGAAAAGCACAAAAACAAGCTCATCATTTTCGTGAGCCACGAAGAAAAAGGACTTCCGGACAGTGCGCTGGGAACTGTCTGGAGAAAACTATCCAAGATCATCATCCAGGCGGAGGGCCTGAAAGCCATTATCTCAGGAAGATGTCCCGGCGGAACATTAAATATCAACAAAGAAAAAGCCAACCTCTATTGGGGAACAACAATTGAAAACCAACAACAATGA
- a CDS encoding DUF3164 family protein: MITETLKIMTIEELEAELNARKQKEAQKREQKRTQYESLKKSVISDLATTADHLSAQIQDFKTKAFSDLGSLFDLLKDYSKRHQDGKGNFKIEDENFKIQYKRQGKGVFDERSHQAERHIIDFLSSKYEGDLDTKDLIMSLLERKNGALDILLVQKLYSMEDRFEDENWKEGIRLLKESYSFSLSKDYISFFKKNENNEWEGINLNFSY, encoded by the coding sequence ATGATCACCGAAACATTAAAAATAATGACCATTGAGGAACTTGAAGCAGAGCTTAATGCAAGAAAACAGAAAGAAGCCCAAAAACGCGAGCAAAAGCGTACCCAGTATGAAAGCCTGAAAAAATCTGTTATCAGCGATCTGGCCACAACGGCAGACCATCTTTCCGCACAGATCCAGGACTTCAAGACCAAAGCCTTTTCAGATCTCGGTTCTCTTTTCGACCTGCTGAAAGATTACAGCAAAAGACATCAGGATGGAAAGGGAAACTTCAAAATTGAAGACGAAAATTTTAAGATTCAATATAAAAGACAGGGAAAAGGTGTTTTTGACGAAAGATCCCATCAGGCAGAGAGACACATCATAGACTTTCTAAGCTCGAAATATGAAGGAGATTTAGATACCAAAGATCTCATCATGTCCCTTCTGGAACGTAAAAACGGAGCGCTGGACATTCTTCTGGTTCAGAAATTATACAGCATGGAAGACCGATTTGAAGACGAAAACTGGAAAGAAGGAATCAGGCTGCTAAAAGAAAGCTACAGTTTCTCATTAAGCAAAGATTACATCTCTTTTTTCAAGAAAAACGAGAATAATGAATGGGAAGGAATTAATTTAAATTTCTCCTATTAA
- a CDS encoding CHAP domain-containing protein: MDSLSATALKVAITQIGQEEKPQGSNWGIPVKTYLASVGINFPASWCMAFVYWCFNEAARQNKTTNTAIRTGGVLYAWNNAPREKKSSKPSVGSVFIMDFGKGLGHTGFVEKFDSQYIYTIEGNTNDNGSREGIKVCRRKRTLTSIKGYIQY; encoded by the coding sequence ATGGATTCACTATCTGCAACCGCATTAAAAGTCGCTATTACCCAAATAGGACAAGAGGAAAAACCTCAGGGATCAAATTGGGGAATCCCTGTTAAAACCTATCTGGCCTCAGTGGGAATTAATTTCCCGGCAAGCTGGTGTATGGCTTTTGTGTACTGGTGCTTCAATGAAGCTGCAAGACAGAATAAAACCACCAATACAGCCATAAGAACAGGCGGAGTTTTATACGCATGGAATAACGCTCCCAGAGAAAAGAAATCCTCAAAGCCTTCTGTTGGATCAGTATTTATCATGGACTTTGGAAAAGGCCTGGGCCACACAGGTTTCGTTGAAAAGTTCGACTCCCAATATATCTACACTATAGAAGGAAATACGAATGACAACGGAAGCCGCGAAGGCATTAAGGTCTGCAGAAGAAAAAGAACATTAACATCCATCAAAGGATATATACAATATTAG
- a CDS encoding DUF2586 family protein, which translates to MSQGNGTPKVKANVASGNLLRQIQVIDGVAGIVGTAYKETNIGHVKTVYSPEDAKTKGYTEQDEPFLFQAINEFYQELGGSQELWILGTPAATTMEDAVKSTNEAGVKKLLTASNGRVNLVGVCRKPDASYVSPAGFLDKDVEKALLASKILAQYQQSINRPVRFLIEGRVKDASATPVFEPKSANNTFAGVVLGGSKDDGSASVALVLARACKYPAHVKIGDGQNGALSITEAYIGEDKVDSIPVEKLDLLTEAGFITFHTREGAAGYYFSVDKMAGSDDFRTLVHGRLIDKAQRISTATDTPFLESSIRMAADGRLNEADAVYLEELTRAQLLNNMAGQISGAEVLVPLDQDLINTNTLEKQIQIQPLGYMTWIVLNMGLTKTI; encoded by the coding sequence ATGTCACAAGGAAATGGAACACCAAAAGTAAAAGCGAATGTGGCTTCAGGCAACTTACTACGTCAGATTCAGGTAATCGACGGCGTTGCAGGAATCGTGGGAACAGCTTACAAAGAAACCAATATTGGTCATGTAAAGACTGTTTACTCACCGGAAGACGCTAAAACCAAAGGGTACACTGAACAGGACGAACCGTTCTTGTTTCAGGCAATCAATGAATTTTATCAGGAGCTTGGGGGAAGCCAGGAGCTGTGGATCTTAGGAACACCAGCCGCAACAACAATGGAAGACGCCGTTAAAAGCACCAACGAAGCAGGCGTAAAAAAACTTCTTACCGCTTCCAATGGTAGAGTAAACTTAGTAGGAGTTTGCAGAAAGCCGGATGCATCTTACGTTTCTCCTGCAGGATTTTTAGACAAAGACGTTGAGAAAGCGTTATTAGCTTCTAAAATATTAGCTCAGTACCAGCAGTCCATCAACAGACCGGTAAGGTTTTTAATTGAAGGGAGAGTAAAAGATGCCTCTGCAACTCCTGTTTTTGAGCCGAAATCTGCGAACAATACATTTGCAGGAGTGGTTCTTGGAGGATCAAAAGATGACGGTTCTGCATCTGTAGCTTTGGTTCTGGCAAGAGCTTGTAAATATCCTGCTCACGTAAAAATCGGAGACGGACAGAACGGAGCACTAAGCATTACAGAAGCGTATATCGGAGAAGACAAAGTAGACAGTATTCCGGTTGAAAAATTAGATCTGCTTACCGAGGCAGGTTTCATTACTTTCCACACCAGAGAAGGAGCTGCAGGTTATTATTTCAGTGTAGATAAAATGGCTGGTTCAGATGACTTCAGAACATTGGTTCACGGAAGACTGATTGACAAAGCACAGAGAATTTCTACCGCTACAGATACTCCATTCCTGGAATCTTCCATCAGAATGGCTGCAGACGGAAGACTAAATGAAGCAGATGCTGTTTACCTGGAAGAGCTTACAAGAGCCCAGCTATTGAACAACATGGCAGGACAGATCAGCGGAGCGGAAGTATTGGTCCCGTTAGACCAGGATTTAATCAACACAAACACCCTTGAAAAACAAATTCAGATCCAACCGTTAGGCTATATGACCTGGATTGTACTGAACATGGGTTTAACAAAAACAATTTAA
- a CDS encoding DUF6046 domain-containing protein: protein MQTVFDLQNLYKSYFSRAPFNIPGSVGDTENIRISQNSNRNKIHNSKKDIPFNKEGAYGKDIWFPVEFRINGNIGGSLTIDACTVAVNLSKTIVKTAVSERKGTVKEMFNIDDYKFTIRGFLIDKSRKVPEDDIEKLKAIFETDLPVTLHGGYPEMFLDKSCRVAITSLEFLETQGKTHWIRPFNLTCESDFIADVKDLEVPKKNANTNQ from the coding sequence ATGCAGACAGTTTTTGATTTACAAAATTTATATAAATCCTATTTTTCAAGGGCCCCATTCAACATTCCGGGTTCCGTCGGGGATACAGAAAATATCAGAATTTCACAAAACAGCAACAGGAATAAGATTCATAACAGCAAAAAAGATATTCCTTTCAACAAAGAGGGAGCGTATGGCAAGGATATCTGGTTTCCTGTTGAATTCAGAATCAATGGAAATATTGGCGGTTCCCTCACTATAGATGCCTGTACTGTTGCGGTAAACCTCAGCAAGACCATTGTGAAAACTGCCGTAAGTGAAAGGAAAGGAACTGTAAAGGAAATGTTCAATATTGATGATTACAAGTTCACCATCAGAGGTTTTCTGATTGATAAAAGCAGGAAAGTTCCGGAAGATGATATTGAAAAGCTCAAAGCTATTTTTGAAACAGACCTTCCTGTAACCCTTCACGGAGGATACCCGGAAATGTTTTTAGATAAAAGCTGCCGTGTAGCGATTACCTCTCTGGAATTCCTGGAAACACAGGGAAAAACGCATTGGATAAGACCGTTTAACCTTACCTGCGAGAGTGATTTTATTGCAGATGTAAAAGACTTAGAAGTACCAAAGAAAAATGCTAACACTAACCAGTAA
- a CDS encoding nucleotidyltransferase codes for MNKTLQEIINQILQLKNENPGLQGLNTSSRTSFWTKIFETVGFVIWNFQEACKLHLKEIGTLIQEQKVPTLRWYRNQALRFQYGFSLLPDSDQFSPTYENASGNDVVASQEEIDQSKVIKYVAVTKAPNSSKISMKIATEENEEIVPVSNEIKDAFTAYIEEIQAAGDNIVIVNYKPDILRLQFKICYNPGVLLQNGMSIRTSRFPVQDAIKRFLKNLPFNGELSVQKLEAAILAVEGVTDLLNKEVSSRWIEAGAPGYGNFQPIEISRIPSSGSFTLKDPDTQQEDWSGIEYLNYQAQ; via the coding sequence ATGAATAAAACACTTCAGGAAATAATTAATCAGATTTTACAGCTTAAAAATGAAAATCCGGGTCTGCAGGGCCTCAATACATCTTCCAGAACCTCTTTCTGGACCAAAATATTTGAAACTGTAGGCTTTGTGATCTGGAATTTTCAGGAAGCCTGTAAACTTCACCTCAAAGAAATTGGAACCCTGATCCAGGAACAGAAAGTTCCCACATTAAGATGGTACAGGAACCAGGCGCTGAGATTTCAATATGGTTTCAGCCTGCTTCCGGACAGCGATCAGTTCTCCCCGACGTATGAGAATGCCAGCGGAAACGATGTGGTAGCCAGCCAGGAAGAAATTGACCAGTCAAAAGTCATCAAATATGTGGCCGTAACGAAAGCGCCCAACAGCTCCAAGATCTCCATGAAAATTGCTACCGAAGAAAATGAAGAAATCGTTCCGGTGAGTAACGAAATCAAAGACGCTTTTACCGCCTATATCGAAGAAATTCAGGCTGCCGGAGACAATATTGTTATTGTGAATTACAAACCGGACATCTTAAGACTGCAGTTTAAAATCTGCTATAATCCGGGCGTTCTTCTGCAGAATGGGATGAGTATCCGCACCTCCAGATTTCCGGTTCAGGACGCTATCAAAAGGTTTTTAAAGAACCTACCCTTCAATGGAGAGCTGAGTGTTCAGAAACTTGAAGCTGCCATTTTAGCCGTAGAAGGAGTTACGGATCTGTTAAACAAAGAAGTATCAAGCAGATGGATAGAAGCCGGAGCACCGGGATACGGAAATTTCCAGCCGATAGAGATCAGCAGAATTCCAAGCTCAGGAAGCTTTACCCTAAAAGACCCGGATACCCAGCAGGAAGACTGGAGCGGTATTGAATATCTTAATTATCAAGCACAATAA
- a CDS encoding phage baseplate protein, translating to MKYNFKFLQTGGVPLTNDLMATIEEAYEIFEALGDLAGDKTILSGCDVIGASVNPGIVAIEGKLYYFEGGLYSPTATVYVHTENISKIFEDQFPKTLIEKRTVKFGTGTVSYNWSEFVKLETLKNIQIKVNNTATQIDVSALTARIAKLEQKTAPFINGGIVIAWRKPVAEIPAGWKECLDFRGKTIVGWNPAEFEFQNLGGEIGSKTHTLTIDQMPRHSHQHYWTIGSRGASGTGGTLVDGNRSTSETGGNQPHNNIQPSRIAIYIEPNFQ from the coding sequence ATGAAATATAATTTCAAATTTTTACAAACAGGCGGTGTGCCTTTAACCAATGACCTGATGGCCACCATTGAAGAGGCTTATGAAATCTTTGAAGCATTGGGAGATCTTGCCGGAGACAAAACAATCCTGTCGGGATGTGATGTTATAGGAGCCAGTGTAAACCCGGGCATTGTAGCCATAGAAGGTAAGCTTTATTATTTTGAAGGAGGGCTTTACTCCCCTACCGCTACCGTATATGTACACACAGAAAACATTTCAAAAATATTTGAAGACCAGTTTCCCAAAACATTAATCGAAAAAAGAACGGTAAAATTTGGTACTGGTACTGTAAGCTATAACTGGTCTGAATTTGTAAAGCTGGAAACCCTTAAAAACATCCAGATCAAAGTCAATAATACTGCGACCCAGATAGATGTTTCTGCATTAACGGCAAGAATTGCAAAACTGGAGCAGAAAACCGCACCTTTCATCAACGGAGGTATTGTCATAGCATGGAGAAAACCTGTCGCTGAAATTCCTGCAGGCTGGAAAGAATGTCTGGATTTCAGAGGAAAAACCATTGTAGGCTGGAATCCTGCCGAATTTGAATTCCAGAATCTGGGTGGCGAAATAGGTTCAAAAACCCATACATTAACCATTGATCAGATGCCGAGACACTCGCACCAACACTATTGGACTATAGGAAGCAGAGGAGCCAGCGGCACAGGAGGAACGCTGGTAGATGGTAACAGAAGTACCTCTGAAACCGGAGGGAACCAGCCTCACAACAACATCCAGCCATCCAGAATCGCTATCTACATAGAACCGAACTTCCAGTAA